The following nucleotide sequence is from Aedes aegypti strain LVP_AGWG chromosome 3, AaegL5.0 Primary Assembly, whole genome shotgun sequence.
CTGTACTCTTATATAATATTATATAAGAAGGTGGAGTTTACCAATCTAAATTGATTACTGTGCACTAATATTACGCATTTTGATTgctaaaaaattgaaacatttcggcTGCGAAATTTTCTAGATTGAAGTGCAAATACAGTCCTACTTATGCCTCTTCAACTTTTATAGATATATCGTATACCGTCAGAACACCAGTACCCTATGGAGTTTGAAAAATTATGTAACTTTTGTAAAGATTGGCCACAGTATGCATTAATATGTCGATTTAAAATGGCTAAGGGttacaaatttactttgttacTGGAACATAAATGGTGCACTGAGTCCATTCGTCTTAAAAGGTACATATTTGAATGGCGCACATGGGACCTGAGCCTTTTTTCTTTTAGTAAAATTATACACAACCATTCGATTCGATGTTTGTGTCTCGCTACACTTAAAGTGGAAAACTTGCTTATGATGCTCTATTGGAATCAATTATCCCATATATGTACTACGGATCTCATTCTGTAATTGTAATTCATTGAAAGACTCTGATGACAAGTCTCCAGCGATATTCTTAACTTAAGATGTGACCTGAATATACATTTTAAAGAGCAATATGTGACTCTTAAGGTTTTTCTTTGTACTTCACATTAACTTTTTTGTACTGAAAATCAAGGACCCTTTCTCAAGAAACTTTACTCTCAGTAAAaattaggggaaaagcactaattttcaacccacaagaattctgtgccaattttcggattttcatacaaagtaggccaaaatcgtatgaatgggtccaAAATTAgtgatgggtcgaaaattagtgctcttcccctacttgtGTGAGACAAACTTTATTCTAATTTCAAGCACTAAAATTTCAATGTGAATTAAAATGAGATTGAAATCTGGTTTATTCATTTATAATATCGAAGTACAGATATTAAAGTATAAAAATGTTCTTTTAAGCCGAATAACGCTTTCCAGCATGCTACAAACCAatataaatatttaactcattAAATTACCCATTTTCTGAagggattacaaaaaaaaatacactacaCACGTTAATACTTTcggtgggctatttgccctttgaaggaagcaccacactagacaacggactagcatgcaacgcccagtggcacagtcggaaaccattcctctcgaaaagtttttcggcctgaggcggcaatcgaacccacactccttagcacgattcggctaaatgcctcggtgacactaaccgcacggctacgaagcccacataaATTGTAGGtcttgaagaaatcttgaacgatacttttggagaaaatcctatGAGATCGCCAAAATACCTATTTTAAAACACTTAGTCGCTATCAGCCGAGATATTAGTGAGgcctttgtttgaaaaatattgaaccgTAAAAATCTCAGAATACAGCTCCAACTTGTTCATTTGGACCCTCAGAGGCTACTGTGAAGGTTTGAGCAAAATATCTAGGGGTGCTCTATGGAACTTCAAGGGGAAAATATGCAAACAGACGAAGTATGAGTATGCCTTCTTTTACACGGAACCACCTTACAGTATTACTTcgaatttgaaatttgtatgaagaaaatcgatcaaGAAAGACTTCCAATGCGCCCGAAGACCTGTgtaattcgaacccacgaccctcagcttggtcttgctgaatagctgcgcgtttaccgctacggctatctgggtcccatgAGTTTCATTCGTATGAACACTGGGAATGTCAGTTGTTTTCTCAGCTATGTCCTTCTAAGTTGTGTCAGGGAGTTTgataaaaactaaaaattaaattgatcacttttcacagTTTTTTAGGTCAGTTTTTAATAATGTTGTCAATGCCATACAactgaatgcaaaaaaaaagtacgacGGCAAGCTTCATTGGCGCATGTACCGAAGTTctctaacaaatgtgatgtgagtgctaaaaatcatgcctaaaataaaaaatcggggtgAAATTCAAGtgatcaatgcgattattgttagttttcaaaacagctCTGCATAGCTAATTTGGAGTCCATGAATCCGATTATaattgccaaattcttaacaatgcaatatttagggaattaaataataatataattttagtaatatcgcGAAAAACGCCTATATGCAGGCAATTTCCAATGGAAGttcctgatatctaacataaattcaattatttcaacaaaatgagctAATTGGTATGAATTTTTAGGCCGCATGGGACTGTGTTTTAATCACCctctccatttgaagaagcaaatctcaagaaccactcaatatgtcgatgcgaaaatgtatcacaataattatatatatgtagtgcccaacccattaaattttcagtttaatcggttcactaaaactagagatttgcttctgcaaagtttcaaTGATAATTGCTAGAGTGAGGCAGAAGATAGGGAAAAttacacggtctcccgtgtcaccttaataTACAGtctgttttggggatatattttaagcatcctcacaaactttcaggctgacaccatgtccaaatcttTGTCGAGAACTAAAAGTTTACGGATGTCTGCCAAATTCGCACAGAGCATTATTCTGGAAtctatattattttcatagaaatgaacacTCACTAATTCCAGAAACTTCATAACttgcaattcgacaatagttaaggCAATCAACATTGATTTACTAAATGTTTCATTGATATTAGGGCTGTATTAGTAAgaaatttcacccgaatttacggtatctgCGAATTACTACTACAATAAGCTAATAAATAACAACATTTTCTAGCCTTTTTTAAACAAACCGAAGGCGTTGTGTCAACAGTTTGTAGAACCTTTTCATTTGTTTAGTATCTGAAATATCAACACTCTTATAGTTTTCTAAGCATTTTGCCAAATATAGCGACCTTCAGAGCATACGAATTCATTAATTTATAAAGATTATGGAGAAGAGCAATCTACGAATGCAATTAAATTATTTAGCTATCGGTGGAAACATTTCGGTCCCATTTGGAACTTTTGactattttgagattttgtagGTGAGGaccatgaataacattttttgaGTTAATCATGAAAGTAGGGTGTTTATTTAaaacatgttggaaaaataTGACTCGGATTTGTCGATTAGAAATATTGATGCATTAGCGTCTCATTTTAATCTCAATCGGATCATAAAGTCATGCAAAAACAACAATtgtcattttgaaaattttaaggtgTCATATTTGGacataaaatctcatttttgACCGTTGAACTCGATTCTCTAGATTGCCTAATTAGTGCGACAATTAATTATCTACCGGCAGATGAGTTTTGCAATACTTATCTACTTCCGATCTACTGCATCAACAGTGTCAATTATGTCTATTGCAAATTGTTGCACTTAAAGATTTCTCTCGAAGTCATTCTCTTTCTTGCAAAACTCGAGTCAGTCGCAAAAAGCCATAATTGCCGCTAAAGGGGACCGTCTACTAACGGTAAACCCATCCTAGTTCTATTATTGAATCGAATTCAAGTTTTAACAAAAGTTGTGCTGTTTGTCATGTGATTCATTCTTGTTCTAATTCCTGACTAGGTGATATCTTAGCTTTTAAAAAGTGAATAGAGTTTTAACTGTTTCCTTTTGTAGAAATTGCATTTATTAAACCGTAATGCGATAACACTACGGCTCCTTATTTTCAATATGTTTCACACTCTGTTTTATGTCACACAGTCAAGGACGACGAAGATACTAATCCATAGCATCTTATCTCACTAGGATTTGCTTTTTTACTATTTACAAGTATATCTTTTGTACACGCATTCAGTTGAGCTTGGAATAACTAGAAAACTCACAGTTGTAGCCATTGGGGGGGCGTGAGAAGTGGGACTCAGAAAGTATAGCGATAGAATGGAATTAATAGAGTTTTTTAACTAATGACTGAGAAGGAGGTTGAGGAAGACAATTAAGTAAGATGAGAAGTGTCTAGATGGACGTTTTGTGCTTAACCAAGGATGGCCTTGCCGTAGGCTGGGTATCCAACATGGGCAGCTGGGTAGGCCAGAGGAGCGGCAACCTTGGCGACGGCTGGGTAGGCGGCAACTGGGGCAACAGCCTTGACGGCAAGTGGCTCACGGTGGACGACGGCGTTGAATCCGTTGACTGGATCGGCAGTGTATTCAACGACGCGACGGGTGCCATCGGGTTCAACCAGGGAGTAGGATCCAGTCACGACATCTCCGGAGCGGGATTCCTGCTGTTCCTTGTTGTCTCCGGTCAGGGCATCCTGGAATGTGAATTAGGAATTCGGTATGCTGCGCTTTGATTATAGATATTCGATTATCCTTACGGCAATGTGGTAGCTGTAGCTGTACTGTGGGTTTGGATCATAATCATCGACGGCCTTGGCGATCACTGGGGCGGCAACCTTGGCAACGGCTGGGTAAGCCAGGGGAGCAGCAACCTTGGCAACACCGAGGGCTGGGTAGGCAGCTGGGTAAGCAGCTGGATGATAGGCACCTGGGTATCCAATTGCGACAGCATTGGCGACGGCCACGACGGCGGCGAAGACTGCGAACTAAAATAATTGATGTTTGAATAATTACTTTCGGTGCACTTAATCCTACACTGGTTCCTTCACTAGGTGCAACACTCACTTTGAATGCCATTTTTTGTGGTCCGTGTGTGGTGTTTGTCACAATGCTAAGATGATTATGATGCTTATTCATACGAGCCCTTTGCTATTTATACTAAAATCATTCTTAACCTGCGAGATCAATTGCATTCTGCGCCGATCGAGTCTCACCCTGTCTAGGCGTAGAATTTTCCAATCATAAGCAAAGCAAGAGCGAGAAATAAAATTTATCATTGCTTGCCAATTGCACACACGCATATCGGAGCATGGCTGCTAAA
It contains:
- the LOC110677733 gene encoding larval cuticle protein A3A-like, producing MNKHHNHLSIVTNTTHGPQKMAFKFAVFAAVVAVANAVAIGYPGAYHPAAYPAAYPALGVAKVAAPLAYPAVAKVAAPVIAKAVDDYDPNPQYSYSYHIADALTGDNKEQQESRSGDVVTGSYSLVEPDGTRRVVEYTADPVNGFNAVVHREPLAVKAVAPVAAYPAVAKVAAPLAYPAAHVGYPAYGKAILG